A section of the Scleropages formosus chromosome 12, fSclFor1.1, whole genome shotgun sequence genome encodes:
- the LOC108920709 gene encoding serine/threonine-protein kinase 24, with translation MAHSPVQSGLPGMQNLKADPEELFTKLEKIGKGSFGEVFKGIDNRTQKVVAIKIIDLEEAEDEIEDIQQEITVLSQCDSPFVTKYYGSYLKGTKLWIIMEYLGGGSALDLLEPGALDETQIATILREILKGLDYLHSEKKIHRDIKAANVLLSEQGDVKLADFGVAGQLTDTQIKRNTFVGTPFWMAPEVIKQSAYDSKADIWSLGITAIELAKGEPPHSELHPMKVLFLIPKNNPPTLEGNYSKPLKEFVEACLNKEPSFRPTAKELLKHKLIVRHAKKTSYLTELIDRYKRWKAEQSRDESSSEESDSEQDGQASGGNDTANDDWIFNTIREKDPKRLQNGAAQPEELDRKQVEDIPKRPLSQSLSTIISPLFNELKEKNEASSGKAEAVEELKEAIFLAEETCPGIMDSMVTELVQRLQRFSVVGASSSSSSH, from the exons ATGGCGCACTCCCCGGTGCAGAGCGGCCTGCCCGGCATGCAG AATCTGAAGGCAGACCCAGAGGAGCTGTTCACCAAGCTGGAGAAGATAGGGAAGGGCTCTTTCGGGGAGGTCTTCAAGGGCATCGACAATCGAACTCAGAAAGTTGTCGCTATTAAAATTATTGACCTGGAGGAAGCAGAGGATGAAATAGAGGACATTCAGCAGGAAATCACAGTGCTGAGCCAGTGTGACAGCCCCTTTGTAACCAAGTACTATGGGTCATACCTTAAG GGCACAAAGTTATGGATTATTATGGAATATTTAGGAGGAGGGTCAGCACTGGACTTG CTCGAGCCGGGTGCCTTGGATGAAACGCAGATTGCCACAATTCTCCGAGAAATACTGAAGGGACTTGACTACTTGCACTCGGAAAAGAAAATCCACAGAGATATTAAAG CTGCCAACGTCTTGCTGTCAGAGCAAGGAGATGTGAAACTTGCAGATTTCGGCGTGGCAGGacagctgacagacacacagatcaagAGAAACACGTTTGTTGGCACACCCTTCTGGATGGCACCCGAAGTAATAAAACAGTCAGCGTATGATTCCAAA GCAGACATCTGGTCATTAGGGATCACAGCCATCGAGCTGGCCAAAGGCGAGCCACCCCACTCCGAGCTGCACCCCATGAAGGTTTTATTCCTCATCCCAAAGAACAACCCGCCCACGCTGGAGGGCAACTACAGCAAACCCCTCAAAGAGTTTGTGGAAGCCTGCTTGAACAAGGAGCCCAGCTTT CGGCCGACCGCCAAAGAGCTGCTGAAGCACAAGCTGATTGTACGGCATGCGAAGAAGACCTCTTACCTGACAGAGCTCATCGACAGGTACAAGCGGTGGAAGGCAGAGCAGTCTCGGGACGAGTCCAGTTCGGAGGAGTCCGACTC GGAACAAGACGGCCAGGCCTCCGGGGGCAATGACACTGCAAACGATGACTGGATCTTCAACACCATCCGTGAGAAGGACCCCAAGCGGCTGCAGAATGGTGCTGCCCAACCTGAGGAGTTGGACAGGAAGCAG GTAGAAGACATTCCAAAGAGGCCTTTATCACAGAGCTTGTCTACCATTATTTCTCCACTATTTAATGAG ctgaaggagaaGAATGAAGCAAGCAGCGGGAAAGCAGAGGCTGTGGAGGAGCTGAAGGAAGCAATCTTCCTGGCAGAGGAAACCTGCCCCGGCATCATGGACAGCATGGTGACGGAACTCGTGCAGAGACTTCAGAG GTTCTCTGTGGTTGGGGCCTCTTCGTCTTCCTCCTCCCACTGA
- the LOC108920717 gene encoding INO80 complex subunit D-like: MYEGKHIHFSEVDNKPLCSYSPKLCKQRRLNGYAFCIRHVLEDRTAPFKQCEYVAKYNSQRCTNPIPKSEDRRYCNSHLQVLGFKPKKERKKKQDVLEEMRSRPHLESVALNVVVPCPPLALKTPNGLEAFPACLPCLPRGHLLPISQTELQDPFHEDEMDSEDGSQQKGSVFKMNQEGELELSQKLQLNDTDLLNSPTEHFSISSLPFPHPPSSSPLHYLRAAQQPGLLPWPPNSHQTFSSIAAPQQGRLCKPSPPRVRLLPTSSGTQSREQATGPALSQNALPTYPSPVPSAQQGMVVLRSTTFLPPVTCLARLKRLVQLCAQQQEHHGDLFPHLGLDWSEDSAEDEDEEMDRVPLYRYPWRLTEKYLQDNSDEEVGDSRRTRLARLCSYLQQKYKHLCQQERAAVRQRRYHYAFRKALLHAASRDPHCAGQLLEELGRASQARPSTPPPVKQDVEPGHCAGSTRGQACSGRVLPFTRHCFQHILLNRSQQLFSSCTARFADGQQCSIPVFDITHQTPLCEEHAKKMDNFLRGDNHRRLQHQHQQQQCRPRKKTKQPALTKKHKKKRKRGSRRPQKPIPPALPQGNLAVPSCLILPAQVAGIRSPSTADLSAEELPDDITSDITDIPNDLELNQEDFSDVLPRLPDDLQDFDLFEGKNGDLLPTTEEAEELVRALQAMGSYTESLVCLGPIGDLGQPDTVDHRTMSVFSNPGVQGGGMGDLLNGRIPVENFSNLELDDNLLESAGASFPSSPPSPQAEPPVTASSASTQEVLVERTFRPRTSHLLNKLEISHSSPHSNHYGSEHVPSPYSDHMSSPHPSSFQTEPPLLLEVPLNGLPCPSRSPWNHLPLSLTDPGQFGNLVGPEGHLMSTSLSTPPSSVHSITLGPTAALSVTNLPVPLASTSSSSLHNLLTSTQPKLQLPQFSAVFGHQLASHSGIPKDVHPNQSSTAPPSSFSIASAVAAGASGSVPPFTTQ; encoded by the exons ATGTATGAAGGCAAACATATACACTTCTCCGAGGTGGACAACAAGCCTTTGTGCTCGTACAGCCCCAAACTCTGCAAACAACGCAGGCTCAATGGCTATGCATTCTGTATCCGCCATGTTCTGGAGGACAGGACTGCGCCCTTCAAACAATGTGAATATGTGGCCAAGTACAACAGCCAACGGTGCACCAACCCCATCCCAAAGTCTGAGGACCGCAG GTACTGCAACAGTCACCTGCAGGTGCTGGGCTTCAAACCCAAAAAGGAGCGTAAGAAGAAACAGGACGTACTGGAAGAAATGCGTTCCCGGCCCCACTTGGAGTCAGTTGCCCTCAACGTTGTGGTGCCCTGCCCCCCCTTAGCTCTAAAGACCCCCAACGGGCTGGAGGCATTTCCAGCCTGCCTTCCCTGTCTACCCCGTGGTCATCTGCTGCCCATCTCGCAAACTGAGCTGCAGGACCCCTTCCATGAGGATGAAATGGACAGTGAGGATGGCAGCCAGCAGAAAGGCTCTGTTTTTAAGATGAATCAGGAGGGAGAGCTGGAACTCAGCCAGAAGCTGCAGCTGAATGACACTGACCTCCTCAACTCACCTACAGAGCACTTTAGTATCTCTTCTCTCCCCTTTCCACATCCCCCTTCTTCCTCCCCTCTCCATTACCTGCGTGCTGCACAGCAGCCGGGACTTCTCCCCTGGCCTCCGAACTCCCACCAGACCTTCTCCAGCATTGCTGCACCACAGCAGGGCAGATTATGCAAACCATCACCACCTCGGGTCAGGCTCTTGCCAACCTCCAGTGGGACTCAGAGTCGAGAGCAGGCCACTGGTCCTGCCCTCAGCCAGAATGCCCTTCCCACCTATCCCAGTCCTGTCCCCAGTGCTCAGCAGGGTATGGTGGTGCTGCGTTCCACTACCTTCCTGCCACCGGTTACCTGCCTAGCGCGGTTGAAGCGGCTGGTCCAGTTGTGTGCTCAGCAACAGGAGCATCACGGAGACCTCTTCCCTCATCTTG GGTTGGACTGGTCTGAAGACAGTGCagaggatgaggatgaagaGATGGATAGAGTCCCCCTGTATCGCTACCCTTGGAGACTGACAGAGAAATACTTGCAGGACAA CTCAGACGAAGAGGTGGGAGACTCGCGTAGGACCAGGCTGGCTCGGCTGTGCTCGTACCTGCAGCAGAAGTACAAGCATTTGTGTCAGCAGGAGAGGGCAGCTGTACGCCAACGGAGGTACCATTATGCTTTCCGCAAGGCCCTGCTGCATGCAGCGAGCCGGGACCCCCACTGCGCTGGGCAGCTACTTGAGGAGTTGGGAAGGGCCTCGCAGGCGCGCCccag TACCCCGCCACCAGTGAAGCAGGACGTGGAACCGGGGCACTGCGCAGGGAGCACCAGGGGCCAGGCCTGCAGCGGTCGTGTACTGCCCTTTACCCGCCACTGCTTTCAGC ACATCCTTCTGAACCGCTCCCAGCAGCTCTTCTCCAGCTGCACGGCCCGGTTTGCCGATGGTCAGCAGTGCTCCATCCCTGTGTTCGACATCACACACCAGACGCCGCTCTGCGAGGAGCATGCCAAGAAGATG GATAATTTCTTACGTGGGGACAACCACCGCAGACTGCAGCACCAGCATCAGCAACAGCAATGCAGGCCACGCAAGAAGACCAAGCAGCCAGCACTCACAAAGAAGcacaagaagaaaaggaagagaGGTTCCCGGCGGCCGCAGAAGCCCATCCCACCTGCATTGCCCCAGGGCAACCTGGCAGTGCCCTCCTGTCTAATACTGCCTGCGCAAGTGGCTGGCATCAG GAGTCCATCTACAGCAGACCTCAGTGCAGAAGAGCTTCCTGATGACATCACCAGTGACATCACAGACATTCCAAATGACCTTGAGCTCAACCAGGAGGATTTCTCAGATGTGTTGCCTAGGCTTCCAGATGATTTGCAAGATTTTGACTTGTTTGAAG GTAAGAATGGGGACCTGCTgcccaccacagaggaggcagaggagctGGTTCGAGCCCTTCAGGCCATGGGTTCCTACACAGAGTCACTGGTGTGCCTGGGCCCTATTGGAGACCTGGGCCAGCCAGACACAGTGGACCACCGCACCATGTCGGTGTTCTCCAACCCAGGGGTACAGGGTGGGGGCATGGGAGACCTGCTGAATGGGCGCATCCCTGTGGAGAATTTCTCAAACCTGGAGCTGGATGACAACCTCCTGGAGTCTGCAGGGGCCTCTTTTCCCTCATCACCGCCATCCCCCCAGGCTGAACCCCCGGTGACTGCATCCTCAGCCTCCACGCAGGAGGTCTTAGTAGAGCGGACATTTCGGCCCCGTACCTCTCACCTACTGAACAAGCTGGAAATATCCCACTCATCTCCGCACAGCAACCATTATGGCAGTGAGCATGTGCCATCACCCTATAGTGACCACATGTCCTCTCCCCACCCCAGCTCCTTTCAGACAGAACCGCCATTGTTACTGGAGGTGCCACTGAATGGACTCCCATGCCCTTCAAGGTCTCCTTGGAACCacctccctctttccctcacGGACCCTGGGCAGTTCGGAAACCTTGTTGGACCCGAGGGCCATCTGATGTCCACCTCCCTTTCCACTCCTCCCTCTAGTGTGCACTCTATCACCCTGGGGCCCACAGCTGCGCTCTCTGTGACTAACCTTCCTGTACCTCTTGCCTCaacctcttcctcttctttacATAACCTCCTGACCTCCACCCAGCCCAAGCTGCAGCTCCCTCAGTTCAGCGCTGTCTTTGGCCACCAGCTGGCTTCGCACAGTGGCATCCCCAAGGATGTGCACCCCAACCAGAGTTCCACGGCACCTCCATCGAGTTTCTCCATTGCCAGTGCTGTGGCTGCTGGTGCCAGCGGTTCTGTGCCCCCTTTCACCACCCAGTAA